TGTTGAATGCATTCCAGTTGTGACAGAGTTTAATTTTGACAATGAATAGAGAAATTACACAGCTTGCTTGTCAGTATTCATATACAGATAAGACCTGTTCCATGTGACAAATTTAAAGTAATTAAAATCCAGGGCTTTCTCTGCAAAAGCAAGAAATAATCACAATCCACAATTAATGTGAGTACTGACTGTTCAGACTAAGTATGAAACATATTAAGTTTCCTGCTCTTAAACTTTCAACACGATTGCACGAAAACTCAACATATTATTTGAGTATACTGCAATTACAGCTAATATCTATAACAATTTTCATCAGTATAAGAGAGCATGAGTATTACAACACCTTAGTGAAAATACACGCTGCTCATTACTTACCAAGAGTGATAGTGCTATGAGGGCACCCCATACTTTAATTACACATACATATACGTATTACACAAATAGTATGTCAAGTATTTCGTTAAAATATTGTCCAGTATGTATTTTCATAATTCGGACATCCACTATATTATAGGTCTAGAGCACGGCCAATTTTGGGTGTGCCTGCTCAGGCTCCTGCTTGTGAACAGAGCAGTTGCAGCAAGGTTGTGCCAACTGTGAAATGGAGGAGGGTTATTTTTGACACCTAATACCAGCAACAGTGAGTCAGTGACCAATGTCTTTGCACTTAAATCTGCAGCGCAACAAATCTTACCTTTTCATACAAAAAGATGGGTTCACAAAATGTTTAGTGTGTTATGACACTGAATGCTTCTGGGAAGTTCAATTAACAAACACACTACATGTCTTATCAcatcataaaatacaaaaatggaaaatatgaagGATCCAAGTGCatccaagaaatttaaaaatttaaaagggAGCTCTATGACAGCAAGAAGAAGATTAAGAAAAATCTAGTGTCTGCCATTTGAGCAAACTACTACAGTGCACTAATTTTAGCACTTGTTCATGGATGGTGATTTGATAAGATAATGCTTGGTAGTTGCAGCTGAATATCTATGTCCACTCGGGTAGGACAATTATGTAAGGTTCCATTATTAAACATGACAATCGTGCCACATAGATGATTTAGCAGATGACATTCAGCCAGCCTGCAAATCTTTGTAAAGAGTTTCTTGTATATTCTTCAGCTCTTAATGAAAGTGTTGATCTCCATGGCACAGCCCAGCTGGCCAAATTTATCAAGAGGTGTTGACAGTGAACTTGAAGTCAGAGAGGCACTCCTGGACTTTGAAGCAACGAAGAACAACAACCAGACATGGCATTCTCAGCAACATTAAAGAAGATGTAGAAAACATGGGTTTATCATGGTATTTATTAGTTTCTGTGTCTACAGAGGAGCATCATCCATGTTGAAAGATTAATCAGAATTCATGGCACATCTGAAAGAGGAAATGAAAGAATTCCAAGCACTCAATGAAATCAAGGGTGTTCACTGCACAATTCACCAGGATAATGGCAACTGGTGGTGTTGGCATGACTTATCACAGGCAGGAGCATTGACTTCAACAGTATCAGTTTAAGAACTTTCTTTAAGATGTCGAGAGCCAGTATAGAAGTCTGACTTATTACAGCAAAGTGAGCTGGTATAATGGGGCAAACCATTAAAtcgatttttatttaaattcttttggaTGAGAGAGATATATATTAATGGAAATGAGGTGTGCGTGTTCTGAGAGGTGTGTGTATTCCTGAACTGAAACAGCCTTCAATGAAAAGTGACCTAGCATTCCTTGCTGATACAACCAACCATTTGAATGACCTGAACACTTTACTTCAGGATAATGATATGTTAATAATGCATTTCATAGACCATACCAAGCATTCAAAATGAAACTGCCACTTTGGAAGGATCAGCTGGAGGAAATGAATACAGTTACTTTTCCAAAATTATCTTTATTGAAGGACTCTGGTATTAACTTAGACTTAGAAGACTATCCAACTATTCTGTATCATCTCAAGGAAGGATTCCAATTTTGATTCTACAATGTGACAATGCTAAAggatgattttcatctgttttcatttCCTTATTCAGAGGATACTGATGACATTCTTACTGATCTGCAGCTTGAAGTAGTTAAAGGCAAATTTAACAACAAGAGGAATATTTTAGACTCCTACAAGCATCCCCCTCAGAATCAATTTCCTCATTTACGCAAgatagttgcatatgtaatatcAATGTTTGGTTTTACATACATGAAAAAACTGTTTTCAATTATGAAGAACAATAGAACATTTTTTAAGAAGAGTTATGGAGTTGATTAAAAGCTATTACATGAGTAATGTCTGattaaacaaaatgagaaatatgtaaCTATTTAATAACAAAACTGTGTGGCAGCATTACTTTTCTGGTTCTTTGATTAATTTATGGCAGTAAAATGTCATTTAAAGTGACTTATATGTTTCTGGTCTCAAAATAAATTAGCCTGTGAAACATGCTGTGTGCCCACTTGAATTTCCACATGGTTTCTCACTCTCTACCCTGTGCAGTGATGGTGGAGAGCATGAAGGGCTTGCTGCTCGCAGGACTGCACTCACTGTCTACTTGCAGAGCACACTGACTGTGGAGCCCTCATCTCGAGGATAGTAACATTGTTACTTCCACTCAAGTATTCTGTCAAGATTTGCTCAGCTGATTTTGCACAAAAGGCTTAAACTCAATTCtttgttaaccagcaaaccaattaCAGGCAGTCCTATTCTGATACATAGTGTTGTAGTTCCATGAATAGTCATatgttaatattgtaaatatttctaatTAACAACATGTATTGCTTTCTGTCCTGTGTGCCCAAGAGGACTGCTAGATTGTAGTGGAAAAGTTGGTTAAAATTTGATAAAAAGAAGTGGTCAAACCTGTGTGTCCAGTAAAAAATATGCCTGGTGTTTGGAGAACATCCATTCAAATGTGTTCCCAACTTTCCACACACTGAAGAGACTTTTCGACTTCCTGGCAGTGCAAGAGAGCTGCTGTAAAATACACTACCTTATCAAAAATATCTGGAtacatattagtggacattaatatgggctgtGTCCACCCTTCAGTTTTATGACTGCTTGAACTAAGCTGTTGGCACCTTTAGTGAGATGTACAAATGTTTGTGAAGAAATGGGAAtcaattcttcctcaagaaccgacaccgaagaaagtagtgatgttggacactaggATCCAGATCAAAATCAATGTGTTCAGACTGGGACTATACGCATGCCAgatcatttcaggaatattatagacaacaaactattgcctcacagatgctgctttatggcataGTGCATTCCCATGCTGGTACAACCACTGTATCCATactgttcctctactatacacAGTATCCaaagctgtgaaatgtgttcaaATCCTTCTACATGTAAAGGAGACCATATCCACTTTCATATAATAATGACACTTCCTCCTTACTTCACTTCTGACATTAAACATAATGGCATATAACAGTCTGCAGGCATTaatcaaacccaaacccttccatttgGCTGCCAGTGTATAGAGTGCTTCATCTTTCCACCTCTTCATGCCACCTCAAGCACtgcttagcactgactgcaaaaATTTGTGTCTTATGAAGAGCTGCTCAACTTCCAGCATAGTTTTTGTGCCAGACAGAACTTCATATCTCAAGAGTGATTCCTTTTGGTGATATCAAGCAATTTTATACAAACAGCCTCTGCAATCTTTgaaggtccctgtccgtcagtatatgaagtgtgcctggtcttggtttacttTTCCTCGGTGaagctgttactcaggtgacatccaatgctcAGCTCATGTACAAAGTCGCTAAGCTCTGCTGACTGACCCATTCTGTTGAAAGTGCCCCTTCACTCCTTTCGTACCAATAGTTTCGCCTCTTGTTACGTCTAGTGGTCAGTTTCGCATTACATATGGGCATCCACATACTTTTGGTCAGACAGTGTAGTAACTGGCTCCCTAAAAGAAGTTTTCATTGTTATTGTGGAAGTGtcactaaaacaatcatattttccGACAAAAAAAAGGCAGGTCTGTCTATCAACGCCtggttaacactttcgctgcggctgacgcttataagcgtcacaacaagccaTGAGGTAGTGCGGCTGATGCTGATAGGCATCAAAACATgccacgagccagtgcggctgatGCTTATAAGTGTCTGCGCTCACTGTTGGATTACTCAGTCAAGTCCcgtctaagctagcatcaaagggtgtaaacttttgttttgtgtggtcagttatcaaACGTATATTGTTCATAATGGTAGCTAATGAACCTAcacctggaccttccaatgtgaaaaggagtaggaaaagtgttaaattgacagagaaacagttacttagtgtactagacaacagtgattttctgtatagtgaggatgaggcataccacggagattgtcatttagaggctgcagaagaattgcagagtgatgatagcgagaaagcacagctttcgaatctgtttcaTGACAGTTCTGAATCTGACGATACGGATCACAATGATTGTGTGGAAATCGATGACGAAAAAGAGCCCGATCTGTCACACAGGGATAATCCAGGTGAGTTatggcataaagaaccacataatatgcagtatcacccattcacgaaggaagaagttttgcaaattcatcctgctggcaattctcctatggatttcttcGGATTATTGGTAACAGACGAATTGTTGCAACTTGTAGTTGACGAAACGAACAATAACGCAGTCAACTCATTGCTGAGTGAAAATAGAAAAGAGGGGtctaggatctgtaaatggaaacctctaagtatAGGTGGATTACTAGTTTTCCTGGGTGTTTTGTTACATATGGGTAACGTTAAATATCTGGAAGAAAGAACGGCTGTTTGAGAATAGAGGAATAGCGATGAGTATACGCAGAGCCGGTATTTGATCATATTACGGTCTCTGCATTTTGCAAATAATCCACTTCCAGGAAACCCGAAACCAGATgattgtttatataagatatgacctatattggattattttaacaTGAAAATGTCTCAAGTGTTTACCCGGGAAGAGATTTATCAATAGATaaatcaatgattctttggagaGGGAGATTGTCATTTCGACAATATATAAAAAGCAAACATAATAAATATGGAATTAAGATGTATATGCTCAACAAAACAGATGGTTTCATAAACAAGTGCGCTGTGCACACAGGAAGTAGTGGAGATATGGAGGGAAAAGGTCGTTTTTCATTTGATGGCAGAAAAGCTGCATGTTGGTCATCATATTTACTTGGACAATTATTATAACAATTTTCGTTTAGCTACAACTCTGTTGAATCTAAAAACACTTTCCACAGGCACTCTTAAATTAAATAGGAAATATACCCCTGAAGACGCTGTATCGGCAAAACTTGGGAGAAGAGAGAGAATTGCGCGGTATTCTATTGGAGTTATCATTGGAAAATAGAAAGATTGACGAAAGGTTTCCTATATTTCCACAGAACATCTAAATATTATGGAGCAAGTGACGAATGCACACCAGCAAATAGCCACGAAACCTTTGCCTATTATTAGGTACAATACGTGTATGTCTGGAACTGATAAACAAGATCAGATGTTATCCTCttatttatgtgaacgaaagactATCCGCCGGCTGAAAAAACTATTCTTTCATGTCATTGACATGCTAGTTTTCAATTCTCTATATCTCTACAACAAATACTCAGGAGATAAAATGACGTTGTATGATTACAGGATGAACATTATAAAGGGTTTCGTTCCACCAATGGAAGTTCCACGGAATGTGAGcaagaaacatcacaaacaaacACACGAGGTGCAAAAGCGGAAAGCTACTGGAGGGAAGAAGTAAATTATGAGGAATGGTGTAAGAAGCGCACGGAACAAGGCAAGAGCACTGATACACCATACGAGTGTACAACCTGCCCAGATAAACCTGGATACTGCTTGAGCTGCTGTATAATTTTCCATCAGTAGCAAAAATGCAATAGTATCAGGGAAATTCTGATTATCAAAGaaaacttcttttatttcttttgacattgcaTGATTTCTTTTTATGGTGTGAAAGGTTAGAACTTTTTTTCCACAAGTACTCAGAAAATGAtgttttcttttgtgttaagtcgacttatttcttattgcattgtaaagtgttcacttcagttttttgcaaaagaatttgttgtgctaaatttgttttaatagcacTGCAATTGAAATGATGGGGGACACGAGAGGAGCCTCCATGTAGGGtgtgtttcgcttactaatttctacacatctGGGCGTCCCCTGGGCATCTACGATAGATGTAGACGACTAATTATCTCATACCAggagcaaacatgctactaaattgacgacctctatcagagtcaatcttaaaaatgtGCATTTGAAGTAactataatttcaaatgaatccagtttccttttttaCCTTCTAAAGAATTAGCattttggaatccaaatttttcctgaatgcagtggatttgttgcttgtttgaattgtattttttcCTTCATTATCACCAAATTGCAAACATTTGAATGACACCTGTGacccctataggtgtcagacagcaaacatgaccacaatacagtcgaagcttatttgaagtgATGCATCTAAGttgtcatcattaagtcagtatagaacatgatcctacagatcttacaaggtcttgacgtcagcctgtagctcaggtgtgcttaggagtgTTGGCTCTGAGTGGTACCTGCCATTTCAGAGCTTTACTGGCCTGCACctgcactcacactcacactcacacgttGCCAGGCCACACTGGAGAGTTGCGCGTCTGCATCGATGCCACAGTGAAAGTGTTAAGGAAAGCTACGAATAAATATGGCTGtataatgatttcttttaaaatgatatttgcactctgcaacggaatgtgtgcatggatacgaaacttcctggcagattaaaactgtgagctacccaagcacaactcgtgaCCCATCCTCTCAGCTTTAATTCTGCCTTTGACATTCTTTTAAATTGCAAATGTCTGTTTCTAGTAGGTCTAAAATATCTGTTGCAagcagttttataattttttttccagtacAGCTATATTCTGTTTTTGTTATGTATATGAAACTATTAAATTTGTTAGCAGTTGTATTAACAGGGAACTAGTTTCAATGTAATATAACTACCAGTTTGGCTAGCTGTTGAGGTGGTGGTAGTCAGGAGGGGGGCTGAGGGTGCTGATACGAGGGAAAGACCACCCCAGAGTGCGAAAAAAGCGTTGAGTGGTGAATGGGTGCCTGATTGATATCCAATGAGTCATCAGTGAAACAGTATTGACAAACCATACGTTTAGCATTCAGTATACATTAGTGACTGTGATAGTACAGACAGACAGCACCTACAGAGCATCAGTAGTATATGTTTGCTGAGGTATGTGCTAGCCAGTAAGTGTTTGTAGCTGCAGGTGGCTGGTGGTAAGGGAAGCAGTTGGGTAAGCGCCAATGACAATGACAGGCTGCTGACCATGCTGACACAATTCATTGCTTCACCTGTGCTGCCCAGCAGAGGCTAGTAGCCTCAGGAGTGGGCAGATGCTAGTAGCCTCAGGAGTGGGCAGCCAGGGTAAGCATGACCATGATGTAGAGCATGTGCAGAAGCAGCAGTGGAGTTTGCCCACACAGACAGCAGGAAGTTCGTCCACAAATGTGGGAGTGGATGAGCCACTGCATCCCCCCAGCCATGAATTAGAGGCCATAAACAGGCTCCTGCAGTTTCACAGCACCAAGTCCCGAGCATTGGACTTGGAACAAACATAGTGCCATGCTTAGCTACAGTCCACAGGAGATGATATACATCGATTGAACTCATACAGGGTGTGGCTTGGGaacttccttatttaaaaaaaaaaaaaaaaaaaacagaaagtattagagacatcaatttaattattttttctttacacAGAGTAACATCTAAAGTTTTGTTCCATTATGTTTTGAAAAGGGGGCCTCTGTTCTGCTCAATGCTTATGGAGAGTCAAAATCGGAAGTTTCGGTCCACTTTTTCCATCATGTGTCTGTCGATGTTGGCAATAGCAACACGAATATTGTTCCGTAGCTCAGCCAGGGTCTGTTACAATTGGCATACACCAAGGATTTGagatagccccataagaaaaagtcacatggtGCTAAATCTGGCAAGGATGCTGGCCACTGCAGATCGCCCCTCAAAGAGATTAGACAATTGGGGAAGTGTTCGCGCAACACGGTCATCGAGGTTTGTGCCGTGTGAGTTGTGGCACCATTTTGTTGGAACCAGATATCACCCACATCCATTTCTTCAAGCTCTGGAAGAAAAAGCTTTTCAATCATCTGAACATAACATTCAGAAGTGAGTGTCACTCCATTATCGTTCTCTTTGAAAAACCATGGGCCAATAATGCCAACTTTAGATcatgcacaccaaacagtcacacgTTCTGTATGCAGGGGCTGCTCATCAAGTTCTTGGGGTTTCGTGCCACTAGAATACCACATATTTTGTTTATTCAGGCAGCcagcaaatgaaaatgtgtctcATCGCCGAAGAACACTATGGCGTCATTAGACAGCTCATTGATCAAGGCGTCACATGCATTTTTTGTGAAACAAAATCAAGTGGATAAAGTGTGTACACCTCTGACAGTTTATGTAGATGGAATTTCAATTCTTTGTGAAGAATTTGTCTCACTGTGCATTCAGAAATTGCAAGGGCAGCTGCCTATTTGCGTGCAGATCACTTGGGGGAATTCAAAATCGACATCCttaccacctctctctctctctctctctttttcttttttttttttttttttttttttttttccattcattctgGGTGTTCTTGCAAGGtcttggtttctttttctgcacatttctacatttacatccatactccacaagccacccgactgtgtgtggcggagggtaccttgagtacctctatcggttctcccttcaattccagtctcgtatttttcgtggaaggaaagattgtcagtatgcctctgtgttggctctaatctctctgattttatcctcatggtctcttcgcgagatatacgtttaggagggagcaatatactgctcgactcctcggtgaaggtatgttctcgaaacttcaacaaaagcccgtaccgagctactgagtgtctctcttgagagtcttccactggaatttatctatcattgtAATGAAGCGTaccgctctccgttggaccttctctgtctttttctatcaaccctatctggtatggatcccacattggtgaccagtattcaagcagtggacgaacaagtgtactataacctacttgctttgtttttgcactgcatttccttaggattcttccaatgaatctcagtctggcatctgctttaccaacgattaattttataaggtcattccattttaaaccagtcCTAATTCCAGTATCTATAAAGGTGTATACCCACATAACAACTGATTTTGCATCAGGAATACGACCTGCAGGCGCAATGTTAAACTGTTTCCTGAATGCACACCGAGTTCTGGTGGCCATACATCCATTCGAACAGTAGGCCGCAACGGTGAATTCGTCCTCTTCTCTTGCATACTGCATGATCGCTACTAAactaaccttaaaaaaaaaaatttaaggttcgcacttttgattgcactgaaacCCACGCAACAATGAGTAACAGCCACTGTGTGCCACGCGTTTCAAATAAGGAAGTTCCCGTACTGCACCCTGTAGATCAGTAAACGCAAAGACTGCGGACCATCACAGTTGGAAGGCGCTGAACTGAGAAATCTCTAACTGAACATGAGAAATatgtttacactgaagagccaaaaaaactggtacacctgcctaatatcgtgttggggccctgtgagcatgcagaactgccacaacacgatgtggcgtggactcagctaatgtctggagtagtgccggagggaactgacaccatgaatccttcaatgctgtccataaatccgttaagagtacgaggggatggacatctcttctgaacagcacgttgcaaagcatccctgttatagtcaataatgttcatgtctggggagtttgggggtCTGCAGAAGTGttgaaacttagaagagtgttcttgAAGCCAAtatatagcaattctggatgtgtggggtgtcacattgtcctgctggaattgtcgaagtctgtcagaatgcacaagggACGTCAATGGGTgccagtgatcagacaggatgcttacgtatgtgtcatctgtcagagtcatatctagacatatcagaggtcccatatcactccaacagcacatgccccacaccattacagagcctccaccaacttgagcagtcccctactgacatgcagggtccatggattcatgaggttgttgccATACCCGCACATGTCTCTATGCTTGATACaaattgaaatgagactcatccgaccatgcaacatgtttccagttatcaacagtccaatgtcagtgtgacGGGCTGGAAGAGGTATAAAGCTTCAtctcacacgagtgggccttcggctccaaaagcccaaatcagtgatgtttcattgaatggtttgcacactgacacttgctgatggcccggcagtgaaacctgcagcaattttcggaagggttgcacttctgtcacgttgaac
This genomic stretch from Schistocerca cancellata isolate TAMUIC-IGC-003103 chromosome 2, iqSchCanc2.1, whole genome shotgun sequence harbors:
- the LOC126154242 gene encoding uncharacterized protein LOC126154242, which gives rise to MVANEPTPGPSNVKRSRKSVKLTEKQLLSVLDNSDFLYSEDEAYHGDCHLEAAEELQSDDSEKAQLSNLFHDSSESDDTDHNDCVEIDDEKEPDLSHRDNPGELWHKEPHNMQYHPFTKEEVLQIHPAGNSPMDFFGLLVTDELLQLVVDETNNNAVNSLLSENRKEGSRICKWKPLSIGGLLVFLGVLLHMGNVKYLEERTAV